One segment of Syngnathus typhle isolate RoL2023-S1 ecotype Sweden linkage group LG9, RoL_Styp_1.0, whole genome shotgun sequence DNA contains the following:
- the spegb gene encoding striated muscle preferentially expressed protein kinase isoform X2 yields MKNSEGDRSPKKGAREAAPSPGVPSKRSKVSPERAPSELRGPAHPSPTPPLFTRKMRNAAVGTGCDIRLKVTVCGDPQPSLYWYHNDELLNMENQEYGGLWIRDCKPSDAGLYTCIANNRLGEVRSSAVLAVLDLGEESDSSEDEEDPFETNENREDHAMHTVMAMDADNESRTREDFTKARCQSNDSQRGSPPEVLPPPSPRLVKRASTSPMPSRSGSTTPLSLRKKVAVPAEYQDTVPAEFEEKVKTPKSQNNTQDSRPQTPLSEYSRKELTTRPSPKLTRASSKVFEKVRDLEERRRSLDLPEGSVSGRSWAGFNRASSVDSDDGGSRLGISRESSREDLREALKEDAAERRSMFRQRAASLEEKPRYSQKVQDIENKFTEELQRIKKLVGKPHLKKSFSTEQLTLKARQRQPFRKIEPIPPQVLQRLQEREQAQWAKEQKEPNPGQQRHSRIQSSPSPGNTNGKDSTESMQLSDLPGVRSLRDFSRISPVTEIIQRSSSPAIFQQQMEDPRLETTAQKLEKRPPSPLVQRGSQECPHSPELPTQRSETSGRTTPVEVKLRKVESRPESPLVQKCAVPAQDVSQQTPTKPTRMKEADPREEKTEVALRKQAPNICIPTIVVEGEDVAMETKERQQVKGRQHKTKVKHRRPRPMSPEMDSSDDSYVSAEEDPVEAPVFESPLRDTIAKCGSDVLLKCNISGTPVPEVTWTKDTMEVTGLWNYAVKVEGERHSLLIKSAQMSDGGSFCVTAVNQEGKVTSSATLTMKADPIHEPKGILGVPMDIGSPITSDEEYLSPLEEVMDFSSRQPRRSLDTKFKKPPAFLVTMTDQVVAEGQEVTMFVRISGQPQPLLYWLRDRVTVKSGPRHLVRETENGTFEMTIKSALKSDSGIYTCKIVNEFGTKQCEGKLDVKAPEIEPSLAVVRPVKDVTANAGETVLFECHVVGPQDTDVDWLADGKLIQPALLNCKMHFDGRKSRLLLNSVHEDDSGTYTCKLSTAKEEMTSCGKLSVIPSIEPLFTRNLDVLEVIEGRNARFDCKVSGTPPPKVIWTHFADHPLNESDDVHILRENGRHSLILSHVTNDDEGFYTATATNSHGEAECSAELYIQEPRPAISSQMAKLEKMPSIPEEPEVPENEVERFTMPDFIKPLYDLDVIEGKEALLKCKVAGLPYPTIAWFHNGKRIESTEDRKMTQFRDVHSLVIRSVCHTHAGVYKSVISNKIGKATCYAHLYVTDILPDPPDGTPVIESITGKVITLSWKKPRRLDPSIEPSSLMYAIQQQALGSIQWTIIASGLTDTTHTISTLSKGVRYSFRVLSITSKAFSKPSPATEPVQLLDRGPYLQEAPVIIDKPDFVYVMENQSVTITITINHVNAVAIWKRRGVVLNDKRGVYEMTMPDDDQHTLTLTKVKSADVGELMFVASNKHGSDSCTFSVEIAAPPTFETIMEDIDICAGESPRFAVVVEGRPIPDILWFKSDILLSEGSHFTFVYDDNECSLVVLNARPEDSGVYTCTARNSAGSVSCKAELTVHEVLSKEEPMEDEATILRKMRRLTDHYDIHQEIRRGAFSYVKRVSQKVDKTEYAAKFISTRAKKKSSALREMSLLSKMDHERIVFLHDAFEKKNIMIIITELCHEEILDRFTRKATLMESDVRSCIRQLLDGVDYLHHLNIMHLDLKPDNILVADAHSDQLRICDFGKALEITPDEAQYCKYGTPEFVAPEIVNQTPVSKATDIWSVGVIAYLCLTGVSPFAGENDRSSVLNIRNYNVAFEENMFSNLSREAKGFIIKLLVADKLRPDTQECLRHPWFKTLSKGSVLNTVALKKFVSRRKWQRSIISYKSKMVMRSIPELLNDSSSHISIAVPRHLKDSSPMPSSSSDSDEDIDELPFIPMPLNMEFSGSRMSLNDIPTNDKDSGKQNGTCKQSVSAPQEGAEHDAVERNKDKVGLTDESRQHERTAKEDDMGSPGEERPGELPEKTLKRKPLQRGSSLESDKPESVRRKGELRRGGSADSALLLRITPEEGVSEGNQEGGRKVLRKAASMELPKRSASPGTIKMSQEDYALKLELMRQRLLRGGSVDKKMSGLRGPLLETLGMGEEKGTIPSDRYSRNTRLGPASLTRAASSDSPRDDIAKAKVLSKSASFSQGDSEPIALHRRSGAPLEIPLAQVEERRLKEAISMSALTEQTKLDSRPVTPRELSPRSSTPEHVPQDSPIKTESEESLKEQENASEETLSGKTDTVVTDRNFDERSSTSSFSEKEVLVEADVVNHIAASPSVTVQVPEIQANVEKELETKEQKEKEQTMNGDERTEAVNEENESQESLQENAITCDESSEIMTSSSLTTRLTQVQQKNTLTAHVPPYPAPSPPTQAVLPDGRTSAYASIMQTIMVPHLQPLEVLNDPSAPASTDRFETASLTTKPHVVSTTEHPAVYSRVASPETIAKEPSPPKTTAQSSPPFVGVDLEDISSEEVFEARFKKRDSSLTRTLKFLSRSKNEDKSQVKSSDSTETGEVIYRPAPQGAPLELAQRRLEEKSKSVQDLREAQKDQGFMRRLSLRLKRTPSTERKEEVTKEEDSVPSRRRLSWTLGRRGSQDKKEVEMMRMDDGPDKKEEKEAKKSTESPVLTMRRKIESTVAGISTRIRSYSEERKGMEEKEPKKTPILSMLRRATSENRGVKVTTVPQNQLVSQASNGASSESLDSMSSFKSDASKGVEGERRSRWDRWGLTRGRRSKAVSQPDIPTAISRETGSHPSRQYSRLVADFPPVFHIKLRDHVLLEGDPVTLSCLPAGSPHPHITWMKDKKPLEIDSRMNMIACPDGRQLLMIMQTTKNDAGVYECVATSPLASASSSCTISLARLPNRPGTPEIPQKYNNTALVLWRPSDTTAPCTYSLERRTEGESNWLMVATGIADCYYNVVDLPAGGAFRFRVACVNKAGQGPYSNLSEVARLAASEPIESGPPVVVKTGSASGVTAPVLKMSSMKIPPMKLAPSKTPTQTPVSMQTPASTQTPALTPGQMQTPSPTAAPPAPHTCPAPSDKSPSLKSVQPAAQFEMKQTQAVTAAPSEAGPALTNTTVQTTAGKAKSVLSISVGKPQAKPTTPPVIPPKPQTPVKVTITTKAPIPVTPPAPVIGKPISSVPTYAPTVSALVTPSSQSTVTPPTTTAAVSVVKVSTPVVVLQSLTPGGDSRGTPSGRITPSGRITPSGRATPSGRRTPLGKAGEGYLRQGVPQKPYTFMDEKARGRFGVIRECRENATGNLFMAKIVPYEADTKQAVLQEYDVLKSLHHDRIMALHEAYVTPRYLVLISEYCSGKEMLRSLVDRFRYSEEDVVSYLVQILQGLDYLHTRRILHLDIKPENVMVTHMNVIKIIDFGSAHNFNPLFLKQFSPPVGTLECMSPEMLKGDVVGPPADIWSVGVLTFIMLSGRSPFMENDPQQTEMKIHAAKFDLSKLYQNVSQSASLFLKKILCSYPWARPSIKDCFNNPWLQDAYLMRLRRQTLTFTTGRLKEYLTEQQHRREALATQHKVLLRSYQSSPQTPTSPVVPALSTSPLPQ; encoded by the exons ATGAAAAACTCCGAAGGGGACAGGTCCCCGAAGAAGGGGGCAAGGGAAGCGGCCCCGAGTCCCGGCGTCCCATCCAAACGCTCCAAAGTCAGCCCGGAGCGAGCGCCCTCCGAGCTCCGAGGACCGGCTCATCCCAGCCCGACGCCGCCGCTTTTCACGCGCAAAATGCGCAACGCCGCCGTGGGGACGGGTTGCGACATCCGGCTGAAGGTGACTGTGTGCGGAGACCCCCAGCCTTCGCTGTACTGGTACCACAACGACGAGCTCCTCAACATGGAAAACCAGGAATACGGAGGCCTCTGGATTCGGGATTGCAAGCCCAGCGATGCCGGCCTCTACACCTGCATTGCCAATAACCGTCTGGGAGAGGTCCGCAGCAGTGCCGTACTGGCCGTCTTGGATCTGGGTGAAG AATCGGACAGCAGTGAGGACGAAGAAGACCCATTTGAGACCAACGAAAATCGTGAGGACCATGCAATGCACACAG TGATGGCTATGGATGCAGACAATGAAAGCAGAACACGTGAAGATTTCACAAAAGCAAG GTGCCAGTCAAATGATTCTCAAAGAGGTTCTCCACCAGAGGTTCTCCCACCCCCGTCCCCAAGACTCGTCAAACGTGCCTCCACCTCTCCCATGCCAAGTCGCTCTGGTTCAACAACACCCCTCAGCTTGCGCAAGAAAGTTGCTGTGCCAGCAGAATACCAAGACACGGTGCCCGCAGAGTTTGAAGAAAAAGTTAAAACGCCCAAATCCCAAAACAATACCCAGGATTCACGACCACAAACTCCACTGAGCGAGTACTCCCGCAAAGAGTTGACCACTAGACCATCCCCGAAGCTTACCAGGGCCAGTTCAAAGGTTTTTGAGAAGGTCCGTGATTTGGAAGAGAGAAGGCGAAGCCTGGATTTGCCCGAGGGTTCAGTTTCCGGGAGATCCTGGGCAGGGTTCAATCGAGCCAGTTCCGTCGACTCGGATGACGGAGGTAGCCGCTTGGGGATTTCCAGAGAAAGTTCCAGGGAAGACCTGAGAGAGGCTCTCAAAGAAGACGCGGCCGAACGGAGATCAATGTTCAGACAGAGGGCTGCGTCCCTCGAGGAGAAACCTCGCTATTCTCAAAAGGTACAGGACATTGAGAACAAGTTCACTGAGGAGCTACAGCGTATCAAGAAGCTTGTTGGTAAACCCCATTTGAAGAAGTCCTTTTCCACAGAGCAGCTTACTTTGAAGGCCAGGCAACGTCAGCCTTTCAGGAAAATCGAACCTATACCTCCACAGGTCCTTCAAAGACTCCAAGAAAGGGAACAAGCTCAGTGGGCCAAAGAGCAAAAAGAACCCAATCCGGGACAGCAACGGCATTCCCGAATCCAAAGCAGTCCGAGTCCAGGTAACACCAACGGAAAAGACTCCACAGAGTCAATGCAGTTGTCAGACTTGCCGGGAGTACGATCACTTCGAGACTTCAGTCGAATCAGCCCAGTTACCGAGATAATTCAAAGGTCATCGTCACCAGCGATATTCCAGCAACAAATGGAAGACCCTCGTTTAGAAACGACTGCACAAAAACTTGAAAAGAGGCCCCCAAGTCCGCTCGTACAAAGGGGGAGCCAAGAATGTCCGCATAGTCCTGAACTTCCAACGCAACGCAGTGAGACATCTGGGAGAACCACACCGGTAGAAGTAAAGTTGAGAAAAGTAGAAAGCAGGCCCGAAAGTCCACTTGTTCAAAAATGTGCCGTCCCTGCTCAAGATGTCAGTCAGCAAACACCCACCAAGCCCACTAGGATGAAGGAAGCTGATCCACGGGAGGAAAAAACAGAGGTGGCTCTCCGAAAACAAGCCCCAAATATATGCATCCCTACAATTGTTGTGGAGGGGGAAgatgttgccatggagacaaaGGAACGGCAACAGGTCAAAGGACGGCAGCACAAGACCAAAGTCAAGCATCGTCGCCCACGACCTATGTCTCCTGAAATGG ATTCCTCCGACGATTCCTACGTGTCTGCCGAAGAAGACCCGGTGGAAGCGCCCGTGTTTGAGTCTCCTCTTCGAGATACGATCGCCAAATGTGGGTCGGATGTGCTACTGAAATGTAACATTTCCGGCACGCCCGTTCCTGAAG TCACGTGGACAAAAGATACGATGGAGGTCACCGGCCTTTGGAATTACGCCGTCAAGGTTGAAGGCGAACGACACAGCCTACTCATAAAATCGGCACAAATGAGCGACGGTGGAAGCTTCTGCGTCACGGCTGTCAACCAGGAGGGCAAAGTAACCAGCAGCGCTACGCTCACAATGAAAGCAG ATCCCATTCATGAGCCCAAGGGCATCCTGGGGGTTCCCATGGACATCGGCAGCCCCATCACATCCGACGAGGAGTACCTCAGCCCTCTGGAGGAAGTCATGGATTTCAGTTCGCGACAGCCCAGGAGGTCACTTGACACCAAATTCAAAAAACCTCCAGCGTTTCTG GTAACAATGACGGATCAAGTCGTTGCTGAAGGACAGGAAGTCACCATGTTTGTACGAATAAGCGGTCAACCACAACCTTTGTTGTATTG GTTGAGAGACAGAGTCACGGTCAAGAGTGGCCCACGCCATCTTGTGCGGGAGACGGAGAACggcacttttgaaatgaccatcAAGTCCGCCCTGAAGTCAGACTCAGGGATCTACACCTGCAAGATCGTCAATGAGTTTGGAACAAAACAGTGTGAAGGGAAGTTGGACGTCAAAG CACCAGAAATCGAGCCAAGCTTGGCTGTCGTCCGCCCGGTGAAAGACGTAACAGCGAACGCGGGCGAGACTGTGCTGTTTGAGTGTCACGTCGTCGGGCCGCAAGACACGGACGTGGACTGGCTGGCCGACGGGAAACTCATCCAGCCGGCGTTGCTCAACTGCAAAATGCACTTTGATGGAAGGAAAAGTCGCCTGCTGCTTAACTCGGTGCACGAGGATGACAGCGGGACATACACTTGCAAGCTGAGCACAGCCAAAG AGGAAATGACTTCATGTGGGAAACTAAGCGTGATTCCCTCAATTGAGCCGCTCTTTACTCGCAATCTGGATGTTCTGGAAGTCATCGAGGGCCGCAACGCTCGATTTGACTGCAAAGTCAGTGGGACCCCGCCCCCTAAGGTCATCTGGACTCACTTTG CAGATCACCCGCTCAACGAGAGTGACGATGTCCATATTCTTCGGGAGAACGGGCGTCACTCCCTCATCCTCTCTCACGTGACCAATGACGACGAAGGTTTCTATACAGCGACGGCCACGAACAGTCACGGAGAGGCCGAATGTTCTGCCGAACTGTACATACAAGAGCCGCGGCCGGCCATCTCCTCACAGAT GGCTAAACTGGAGAAGATGCCATCCATACCAGAGGAGCCCGAGGTCCCTGAGAATGAAGTTGAGCGCTTCACAATGCCCGACTTCATCAAGCCCCTCTACGATCTGGACGTCATTGAGGGAAAGGAGGCGCTTCTCAAATGTAAAGTGGCTGGTTTGCCATATCCCACCATTGCCTGGTTCCACAACGGCAAAAGAATCGAAAGCACCGAGGACCGAAAGATGACGCAGT TTCGCGATGTCCACAGTCTGGTCATCCGCTCAGTGTGTCACACGCATGCTGGGGTCTACAAGAGCGTCATCTCCAACAAAATTGGCAAAGCGACTTGCTACGCTCATCTCTACGTTACAG ATATCCTCCCTGATCCTCCTGACGGGACTCCAGTGATAGAATCCATCACTGGTAAAGTGATTACCCTTAGCTGGAAGAAGCCAAGGAGACTGGACCCATCCATTG AGCCAAGCTCCTTGATGTACGCCATCCAGCAACAAGCCCTGGGCTCCATCCAATGGACGATCATCGCATCCGGCCTGACGGACACCACTCACACCATCAGCACACTGTCCAAAGGTGTGCGCTATTCCTTCAGGGTTTTGAGCATCACCTCCAAGGCCTTTAGCAAACCCTCGCCTGCCACAGAGCCGGTGCAACTGCTGGACCGAG GTCCCTATCTTCAAGAAGCTCCCGTGATTATTGATAAGCCAGACTTTGTATACGTGATGGAAAACCAGTCCGTGACCATCACCATCACGATCAATCACGTCAATGCCGTCGCCATCTGGAAAAG GAGGGGAGTGGTGTTGAACGACAAGAGGGGCGTGTACGAAATGACAATGCCAGATGACGATCAGCACACGCTGACGCTGACCAAAGTGAAGAGCGCCGACGTTGGCGAGTTGATGTTTGTGGCGTCCAACAAGCATGGGAGTGACAGCTGCACGTTCAGCGTGGAAATAGCAG CTCCCCCAACATTTGAAACCATAATGGAGGATATTGACATTTGCGCCGGGGAGTCACCTCGCTTTGCTGTGGTTGTGGAGGGCCGGCCCATCCCCGACATCCTCTGGTTCAAG AGCGATATTTTGCTCTCGGAGGGAAGCCATTTCACGTTTGTGTACGATGATAACGAATGTTCCCTGGTGGTCCTCAACGCTCGCCCCGAGGATTCAGGAGTGTACACCTGCACCGCGAGGAACTCGGCAGGTTCCGTGTCCTGTAAAGCCGAACTCACCGTTCATGAAG TTTTGAGCAAAGAGGAGCCGATGGAAGACGAGGCTACCATTTTGAGAAAAATGCGACGACTGACTGACCATTATGACATTCACCAAGAAATTAGAAG GGGTGCTTTTTCCTATGTAAAACGCGTGAGCCAGAAAGTGGACAAAACCGAGTACGCCGCCAAGTTCATCTCCACACGAGCCAAGAAGAAAAGCTCAGCTCTGCGAGAGATGAGCCTCCTCTCCAAGATGGACCACGAGCGAATTGTCTTCCTGCACGATGCCTTTGAGAAGAAGAACATCATGATCATCATCACTGAACT ATGCCACGAGGAGATTCTGGATAGATTCACACGGAAAGCTACGCTCATGGAGTCTGAT GTACGTTCGTGTATTAGACAGTTGCTGGATGGAGTGGATTATCTTCATCACCTTAACATCATGCACCTGGATCTCAAG cctGACAACATCCTTGTGGCAGACGCACACAGTGATCAGCTGCGAATCTGTGACTTTGGCAAGGCGCTGGAGATCACCCCGGACGAGGCTCAATATTGCAAATACGGCACACCCGAATTTGTTGCGCCCGAAATTGTTAACCAGACTCCTGTGTCCAAAGCAACTGATATCTG GTCTGTTGGAGTTATCGCATACCTCTG TCTGACAGGAGTTTCTCCATTTGCTGGTGAAAATGACCGCAGCTCCGTGCTGAACATCAGGAACTACAACGTTGCCTTTGAGGAAAACATGTTTTCTAATCTTTCACGAGAAGCCAAAGGTTTCATCATTAAACTGCTTGTAGCAGACAAACT gaGACCTGATACTCAAGAATGTCTCAGACATCCCTGGTTCAAG ACTCTCAGTAAGGGCTCAGTTCTAAATACAGTGGCACTGAAGAAGTTTGTATCTCGCAGAAAATGGCAG CGTTCGATCATCAGCTACAAGTCTAAAATGGTCATGAGGTCCATTCCTGAGCTGCTGAATGATTCTTCAAGTCACATCTCCATCGCAGTTCCTAGACACCTTAAAGACTCTTCGCCTATGCCGTCCTCATCCTCTGATTCCGATGAAGACATTGATGAACTTCCTTTCATTCCAATGCCACTCAACATGGAGTTCTCTGGATCAAGGATGTCACTGAATGACATTCCAACCAATGATAAAGACTCGGGAAAACAAAATGGAACATGTAAACAGTCTGTGTCTGCTCCCCAGGAGGGAGCAGAACACGATGCAGTCGAAAGGAACAAAGACAAGGTTGGGTTGACGGATGAAAGCCGGCAACACGAAAGAACAGCAAAAGAAGATGATATGGGTTCCCCGGGTGAAGAACGACCTGGTGAGCTGCCTGAGAAAACTCTGAAAAGAAAGCCTCTGCAACGAGGGTCCAGCCTGGAATCAGACAAACCTGAGAGCGTGAGACGAAAAGGAGAGCTCAGACGTGGAGGCTCAGCTGACAGTGCTTTGCTTCTTCGGATCACGCCAGAGGAAGGCGTTTCAGAAGGAAACCAAGAGGGTGGCAGAAAGGTTCTCAGGAAAGCCGCCTCCATGGAACTGCCAAAGCGGAGCGCCAGTCCCGGAACTATCAAGATGAGTCAAGAAGATTATGCTCTGAAACTAGAGCTGATGAGGCAACGATTGCTCCGTGGGGGATCCGTGGACAAGAAGATGAGTGGACTGCGAGGTCCCCTATTAGAAACGTTAGGAATGGGTGAGGAAAAAGGCACAATCCCCTCAGATCGTTACTCCCGCAACACCCGCCTTGGACCCGCTTCACTGACGAGAGCGGCATCGAGTGACTCGCCCAGGGACGACATTGCCAAAGCCAAGGTATTGAGCAAAAGTGCTTCCTTCAGTCAAGGAGATTCCGAACCAATCGCCTTACACAGAAGGTCGGGCGCTCCCCTCGAGATTCCTTTGGCACAGGTGGAAGAGCGGCGACTGAAGGAAGCTATATCCATGTCAGCTCTCACCGAGCAAACCAAGCTAGACTCCCGCCCAGTGACTCCTCGAGAGCTTTCACCAAGATCGTCGACGCCGGAGCACGTCCCGCAGGACAGTCCCATTAAAACCGAAAGTGAGGAATCATTAAAGGAGCAAGAGAATGCATCTGAGGAAACTCTCAGTGGAAAGACAGACACGGTGGTTACAGACCGTAATTTTGATGAGAGGTCAAGCACAAGCAGCTTCTCAGAGAAGGAAGTGCTGGTTGAGGCAGACGTCGTGAACCACATTGCAGCCTCACCAAGTGTCACAGTGCAAGTACCTGAAATACAAGCAAATGTGGAGAAAGAGTTAGAAACAAAAgagcaaaaagaaaaggaacagaCAATGAATGGTGATGAAAGAACAGAAGCTGTCAATGAAGAAAATGAATCTCAAGAAAGTTTACAAGAGAATGCAATAACTTGTGATGAATCATCAGAGATCATGACCTCAAGCTCACTGACCACAAGACTAACACAAGTGCAACAGAAGAATACGCTGACCGCTCATGTACCGCCTTATCCAGCACCCTCACCCCCTACACAGGCGGTTCTTCCCGATGGAAGGACTTCAGCATATGCTAGCATCATGCAGACCATCATGGTCCCTCACCTTCAACCTCTTGAAGTCCTCAATGACCCATCAGCTCCTGCATCAACGGATCGCTTTGAAACGGCATCATTGACGACCAAACCACACGTTGTGTCAACGACCGAGCATCCGGCCGTCTACTCTCGAGTGGCCTCACCCGAAACCATAGCAAAAGAGCCTAGTCCGCCAAAGACCACCGCACAGTCCTCTCCTCCCTTTGTAGGAGTGGACCTGGAAGACATTTCCTCTGAAGAAGTTTTTGAGGCCCGCTTCAAAAAACGTGACTCTTCCTTGACAAGGACTTTGAAATTTTTGTCCCGGTCAAAGAATGAGGACAAATCACAAGTAAAGTCTTCAGATTCAACAGAGACAGGTGAGGTGATATACAGGCCCGCTCCACAGGGTGCCCCACTGGAATTGGCACAGAGGAGGCTTGAGGAAAAGTCCAAATCAGTCCAGGATCTTCGTGAAGCTCAGAAGGACCAAGGTTTTATGAGGAGGCTTTCCCTGCGCCTGAAAAGAACTCCTTCAACCGAACGCAAAGAGGAAGTGACCAAGGAAGAAGATTCGGTGCCGTCAAGACGTAGGTtgtcttggacacttggaagaAGAGGATCACAAGATAAGAAGGAAGTGGAGATGATGCGCATGGATGATGGACCtgataaaaaagaggaaaaggaggcTAAAAAGTCCACTGAATCTCCAGTCTTGACGATGCGGAGGAAGATCGAATCCACAGTTGCCGGTATCTCAACCAGAATCCGTAGCTACTCTGAAGAAAGAAAAGGGATGGAAGAGAAGGAGCCAAAGAAAACGCCAATTCTTTCCATGCTTCGTCGTGCAACATCAGAAAACCGTGGAGTAAAGGTTACCACTGTTCCCCAGAACCAGTTGGTGTCTCAGGCCAGTAATGGGGCCTCATCTGAGTCACTGGACTCAATGTCCAGCTTCAAGTCAGACGCCTCAAAGG GTGTCGAAGGAGAGCGAAGATCTCGTTGGGATCGATGGGGTCTGACCCGAGGGAGACGATCCAAGGCCGTATCACAACCAGATATACCCACGGCCATCTCCAGAGAAACCGGTTCCCACCCATCGCGCCAGTACTCCAGGCTGGTGGCCG ATTTTCCTCCAGTGTTCCACATTAAACTAAGAGACCATGTCCTGCTTGAGGGAGATCCAGTGACACTCAGTTGCCTGCCTGCAGGAAGCCCTCATCCCCACATCACCTGGATGAAAG ATAAGAAACCCCTGGAGATAGACTCAAGGATGAACATGATAGCGTGCCCCGATGGCAGGCAGCTTCTGATGATCATGCAGACCACCAAAAACGATGCGGGGGTTTACGAATGTGTTGCCACAAGCCCCCTGGCTTCGGCTTCCAGTTCTTGCACAATCTCCCTTGCAC GTCTGCCCAATCGTCCCGGTACACCCGAGATCCCTCAGAAGTACAACAACACAGCTTTGGTGCTGTGGAGACCCTCCGACACGACCGCACCTTGCACATATTCTTTGGAGAGAAGGACTGAAG GAGAGAGCAACTGGCTGATGGTGGCCACAGGGATAGCAGACTGTTACTATAATGTAGTTGATTTACCAGCAGGGGGCGCTTTCAGATTTAGGGTGGCTTGTGTCAACAAGGCTGGCCAAGGTCCGTACAGCAACCTCTCTGAAGTTGCGCGACTGGCTGCTTCAG AACCAATTGAGTCCGGTCCACCAGTGGTGGTCAAGACTGGCTCGGCTTCAGGGGTTACAGCCCCTGTGTTGAAGATGTCATCCATGAAAATCCCACCGATGAAATTGGCTCCAAGTAAAACCCCAACGCAGACACCCGTCTCGATGCAGACACCCGCCTCGACGCAGACACCCGCCTTGACACCCGGCCAGATGCAGACACCCTCCCCAACGGCTGCCCCACCTGCCCCTCACACTTGTCCTGCACCGTCAGATAAATCCCCATCCCTGAAAAGCGTCCAGCCGGCAGCGCAATTTGAAATGAAGCAGACGCAAGCCGTGACGGCAGCCCCTTCAGAAGCAGGACCAGCTTTGACCAATACGACCGTGCAAACTACAGCAGGCAAAGCAAAGTCGGTGCTCAGCATCAGTGTGGGCAAACCCCAAGCCAAGCCAACAACTCCACCTGTCATTCCACCCAAACCCCAGACCCCGGTAAAGGTGACCATTACCACCAAAGCTCCTATTCCTGTAACTCCACCCGCCCCCGTCATTGGGAAACCCATCTCCTCTGTGCCGACGTACGCGCCGACTGTCAGCGCTCTTGTTACGCCGTCTTCTCAATCCACCGTCACGCCGCCAACTACCACGGCTGCCGTCTCTGTTGTTAAAGTCTCCACGCCGGTGGTGGTGTTGCAAAGCTTGACACCCGGGGGGGACAGTCGCGGGACCCCGTCGGGGCGGATCACACCTTCGGGAAGGATTACCCCGTCGGGACGGGCTACACCCTCTGGAAGAAGGACGCCGCTTGGCAAGGCTGGGGAGGGATATCTGCGCCAGGGAGTTCCTCAGAAACCCTACACGTTCATGGATGAGAAAGCAAG GGGCCGCTTCGGCGTGATCCGAGAGTGCCGTGAAAATGCCACGGGAAACCTCTTTATGGCCAAGATCGTGCCTTACGAAGCCGACACCAAGCAGGCGGTGCTGCAGGAGTACGACGTCCTCAAATCGCTTCATCACGACAGGATCATGGCGCTGCACGAGGCTTACGTCACACCGCGCTACCTGGTGCTGATCTCAGAGTACTGTAGCGGCAAAGAGATGCTCCGAAGCCTCGTAGACAG GTTCCGTTACTCGGAGGAAGACGTGGTGAGCTACCTCGTACAGATCCTTCAGGGGTTGGACTACCTCCACACCAGAAGAATTCTCCACCTGGACATTAAGCCCGAGAACGTCATGGTCACGCATATGAACGTGATCAAGATCATTGATTTTGGCAGCGCTCATAACTTCAACCCACTTTTCCTCAAGCAGTTTAGCCCACCCGTCGGAACGCTGGAGTGCATGT CTCCAGAGATGTTGAAAGGGGACGTGGTGGGCCCCCCAGCAGACATCTGGAGCGTGGGTGTGCTCACCTTCATTAT GTTGAGTGGCAGGTCGCCTTTCATGGAAAACGATCCCCAGCAGACGGAGATGAAAATTCATGCTGCAAAGTTTGATCTCTCCAAACTCTACCAAAACGTGTCCCAAAGTGCCTCACTGTTCCTCAAGAAGATCCTCTGTAGCTATCCTTG GGCCCGGCCCTCCATCAAGGACTGCTTCAATAACCCTTGGCTTCAGGACGCCTACCTGATGCGTCTCCGTCGTCAGACTCTCACCTTCACAACCGGCCGTCTCA